The Bacteroides fragilis NCTC 9343 genome includes the window AGGTCTCTTTTTTTAATCTATTAAAAATTTGCTTGTTTGTTTTAAACCATTTACTTTTGGAATTTTAAAAACCAAAGCCTTATTTTTGAAAAAATCACAATCAGCCTTATATTCTACTAAATGATTTTAAATAACGAGTCTAATAAGAAGAAGAAATTTGAGCAGTTTTTCATTATGACTTATCCCAAAGTCAAAGCGTTTGCATGGAAATTGTTGAAGTCAGAAGAAGATGCAGAAGATATAGCCCAGGATATATTCGCAAAACTATGGACTAATCCTGAGATTTGGGAAAATCAGGAAACTTGGAACAGCTACATATATACTATGGTCCGCAACCATATCTATAACTTTCTAAAACATAAATCAATCCGGCAGACCTATCAGGAGCAATGCACAAAAGAGGAGCCGGCTATATCCGAAACTGACATTCACGATCAACTTTATGCCAAGGAAAGTGAACTTCTGATAAAACTTACGATTGCCAATATGCCCGAACAGAGGAGGAAAATCTTCCGAATGAGCCGGACACAGGAAAAAAGTAATCAGGAAATCGCCGACGAGCTGAATATTTCGATCCGCACTGTAGAGCGCCACATCTATTTGGCACTAATCGATTTAAAAAAAGTACTCCTCACCCTATTTTTTTTCTATCTCGGTTGAGTAATCAGTCACACCTAATTGTCTTATCTATATAAAGGCTATAAAAATGAAGAATTATATTCAGAGAATCATCCGTTTGTTTGCCACCTCCGACCCCGACCCAAAGCTCACCGGAGAGATCCACCGATGGCTGCTCGATCAGGAGCATGCCGGGGAAAAGGAGACGGCACTGCACGATTTATGGAACGAAACGGAAGGAAAGGTGGACAAAACTACCTGGGATTCTCTTGCATCGGTATATACCAAAGTCGGAGCCAACTCCGGGGACAGACATCAGCCACGTATCCGTTTCGCACATTATGCGGCTGCCATAGCGTTGCTGATCGTATCAGTTTCGGTCACTTTTCAAATGACCAAACAGCACTTTGCCGAAGCTCCCCTTATTGAAAACATAACACCGGACGGACGACTGAGCAGCCTTCGTCTTCCGGACGGCAGCATAGTACAAACCAACTCGGGCAGTATCTTGCTCTACCCCGAAAAGTTTAAAGGTGAAACCCGCACAGTTTACCTAATCGGTGAGGCCAACTTCAAAGTAAAGAAAAACTCCGGTCAGCCATTCATTGTCAGATCGGGTACCATGTCGGTGACAGCCTTGGGCACTGAGTTCAATGTCGCTGCTTATCCGGAAGAGAACGAAATGATTGCAACTTTGATCCATGGAAAAATAAAAGTGGAATGCGACAATGGGAAAGAGAGTTATATCGTCACTCCCGGACAACAGGTCACTTATCGTAAAAGTACGGGAGAAAGCCGGCTCGCCGAAGCAAACATCGAAGACGTAACAGCCTGGCAAAAAGGAATGTACGTATTCAGAGGCGTCACCATGTCAGAAATCCTGAACGAGCTGGAAAGACGCTATGCAGTCACCTTCCAGTATAACGCCAATTTATTTAATGATGATAAATTCAACTTCCGTTTTCGTGAAAAATCCACTTTGGAAGATATCCTGAACATTATGCAAGAAGTTGTGGGAGGATTCAGTCATGAACTGAAGGGAAATATATGTTATATAAAACCGGAGACAAAAAAATAAAATGATTTAATATATTGATTTGTTTAACCTTAAAAACAATTGTTTAGTATGTAAAAAAGTATCCGGAAAGAGGCGGCCACCTGATTCCGGATATGAAATCTGAATTCTTTGCGTTAAAGCTTATGCTTTACTTTTTGGGAAATAAATATTATGATTTAACACTAAAATTCGTTCAAATCTATGAATTTTTATCGATTAAAGTCTATTTTTTTTATAATTTTTAGCTGTTTTATTCTACAAACGGCTGCCTTTGCTCAAAACAACGTAAAAATAACAATCAAGAAAAAGAATATCACGTTGCAGGAAGCATTGCGGGAGGTTGAGAAACAATCTGATTATCTGATCGCTTTCAACGAATCCAAACTTGAGAAAACCAAGCGCGTTAACCTGAATATTAATGCTGAATCTCTGGATAAGACACTGGCTTCTATCCTGTCCGGAACGGGGCTTTCCTACAAAATCAAAGACAAATATATCATGATTATTCCGCAATCAAAAGTGGAAGTCGAAAGCAAAAAACTGTCGGGGATAGTGAAAGATGACAAAGGAGATCCCTTGATCGGAGTCAACGTCTCCTTCAAAGGCAGCCCCACAGGAACCGTCACCGGTCTTGACGGACGATTTTCCATTCTGGCTGCCAAAGGAAATATCATTGAATTCTCCTACGTAGGCTATACCACCCAATATATTACAGTGGGCGATGCTTCTTCGCTAACTGTCGTATTGGAAGAAGACGCCAAGGCACTGGACGAAGTAGTTGTTACCGCACTGGGTATCAAACGTGCGGAAAAGGCATTGAGTTATAGTGTTCAGCAGGTAAAATCGGATGCTATCAACGATGTGAAAGATGCCAACTTCGTGAACGGATTGACCGGGAAAGTTGCAGGTGTATCCATCAACCGGAGTTCCTCGGGCATCGGCGGGGCGACCCGTGTTGTCATGCGCGGAGCCAAGTCTATCGTAGGAAACAATAATGTGCTCTACGTGGTGGACGGTATGCCTATCGGCAACCCTTCAAAAGGCGAAATCAACAATGACTATAGCACTCCGGGAGGAGGTGAAGGTATTTCCGACTTCAACCCGGAGGACATCGAAAGTCTATCGATACTGACAGGTCCGGCCGCCGCAGCCCTGTATGGTTCATCGGCAGCCAACGGTGTTATCCTGATTAACACCAAGAAAGGGCAGGAAGGCAAACTGAAAATCTCGATCTCCAACAATACGGAGTTTATGACCCCGTATGTAATGCCGGAATTTCAAAATCGATACGGTAATGCAAAAGGATCATACAAGAGTTGGGGTGAGATGCTGCAACAGCCTTCAACGTTCCGCCCGAAAGACTTCTTCAAGACAGGAGCCAATATCATGAATGCCGCCAATTTTTCAGTAGGAAACAAAAATAATCAAACGTTCGTATCGGTGGCAACAACAAACTCCACCGGCATCATTCCCAACAACGAATACTATCGTTACAACTTCACATTACGCAACACCGCGAGTATGCTGAATGACAAACTCCATCTCGACCTGGGAGCCAGTTATGTTCTGCAGGGAGACCAGAATATGCTGTCGGCAGGGCGTTACTTTAATCCGCTGGTACCTCTGTATCTCTTTCCGCGGGGTGAAGATTTCGAAGCAGTCAAAGTGTACGAGCGCTATGACACCAACCGAAAATTCCCCATACAGGAATGGTCTTATGGCGATCAGGGCCTGAATCTGGAAAACCCGTACTGGATTGTGAACCGCGAAATGTTTGTTTCCAAAAAGAAACGTTACATGTTTTATGCCAACGTAAAATACGATATTCTCAGTTGGCTGAACATAGCAGGACGTATACGTGTGGATAACACCAACACTACTTCCGAGCGCAAATTACACGCTTCGACAATCAAGCTGCATGCCCAATCGGACAAAGGAGCCTACAACCGGAGCATGGAAGAATATCAGCAGACCTATGCGGATATTATGCTGAATGTGAACAAGAATTTCGGTAACTTCAACCTGACGGCAAATGCCGGATTCAGTTATGAAGATCACCTGACCACCGGCATGGGCATCGGAGGAAAACTGTTTACCGTCCCCAACCTGTTCTCTGCCTATAACTTCGATCCGGCTTCCGGACCCGGTTCGCAATCGCACACCCATACACGTAACAATTCGGTCTTTGTAAGCACCGAGCTGGGATATAAAAGCATGCTTTACCTCACACTTACCGGACGACAGGAATGGGCTTCCCAGTTAGTCAACTCTGACCAGCCCACCTATTTCTATCCTTCTGTCGGAGTGTCGGGCGTAATCTCTGAGATGATAAGTCTGCCTAAATTTATTTCATTCTGGAAGATGAGAGCTTCCTTCGCCGAAGTAGGAGGACCGATCAACTATACCGGATTGACTCCCGGAACTGTCACCGATCCCATGAAAGGCGGAGTCATCAATCCGATATCTGTCTATCCTTTCCCGAACTTCAAAGCAGAACAAACCAAATCGTATGAGTTGGGAACTAACCTGAGACTTTTCAACAACAAAATCAATATCGATGCCACGGTGTACCTGACAGATACCTACAACCAGACCTTCCTTTCCAGCATGTCTCCTGCTTCGGGATACTCGGGCTTCTATGTACAGGCGGGTAAAGTGCGCAACAAAGGTATCGAACTGTCATTAGGCTATAACGACCGGTTCGGAAAAGTGGGATATGCCACCAATCTGACTTATACAGCCAACCGAAATAAAATCATGAAGATGGTGCATGACTATAAGAACCCTTCGGACGGTTCGCTGTTCAGCATCACTGAACTGACCCTGCAAGATAAGGGAGGAGTTTACCTGCGGGAAAAGGACGCCATCGGAGACGTATATGTAAAAGGCATCCTTGCCAGGGGCAAAGACGGTAAACTGATCGAAGAAGAAGGAGGATATAAAGTAGACCGCTCACAACGCATCAAGATAGGATCGGTCAATCCGGACTTCTCGATCGGCTGGAGACACAATGTCACCTGGAACAACATTACTCTGGAC containing:
- a CDS encoding RNA polymerase sigma-70 factor; its protein translation is MILNNESNKKKKFEQFFIMTYPKVKAFAWKLLKSEEDAEDIAQDIFAKLWTNPEIWENQETWNSYIYTMVRNHIYNFLKHKSIRQTYQEQCTKEEPAISETDIHDQLYAKESELLIKLTIANMPEQRRKIFRMSRTQEKSNQEIADELNISIRTVERHIYLALIDLKKVLLTLFFFYLG
- a CDS encoding SusC/RagA family TonB-linked outer membrane protein, which produces MNFYRLKSIFFIIFSCFILQTAAFAQNNVKITIKKKNITLQEALREVEKQSDYLIAFNESKLEKTKRVNLNINAESLDKTLASILSGTGLSYKIKDKYIMIIPQSKVEVESKKLSGIVKDDKGDPLIGVNVSFKGSPTGTVTGLDGRFSILAAKGNIIEFSYVGYTTQYITVGDASSLTVVLEEDAKALDEVVVTALGIKRAEKALSYSVQQVKSDAINDVKDANFVNGLTGKVAGVSINRSSSGIGGATRVVMRGAKSIVGNNNVLYVVDGMPIGNPSKGEINNDYSTPGGGEGISDFNPEDIESLSILTGPAAAALYGSSAANGVILINTKKGQEGKLKISISNNTEFMTPYVMPEFQNRYGNAKGSYKSWGEMLQQPSTFRPKDFFKTGANIMNAANFSVGNKNNQTFVSVATTNSTGIIPNNEYYRYNFTLRNTASMLNDKLHLDLGASYVLQGDQNMLSAGRYFNPLVPLYLFPRGEDFEAVKVYERYDTNRKFPIQEWSYGDQGLNLENPYWIVNREMFVSKKKRYMFYANVKYDILSWLNIAGRIRVDNTNTTSERKLHASTIKLHAQSDKGAYNRSMEEYQQTYADIMLNVNKNFGNFNLTANAGFSYEDHLTTGMGIGGKLFTVPNLFSAYNFDPASGPGSQSHTHTRNNSVFVSTELGYKSMLYLTLTGRQEWASQLVNSDQPTYFYPSVGVSGVISEMISLPKFISFWKMRASFAEVGGPINYTGLTPGTVTDPMKGGVINPISVYPFPNFKAEQTKSYELGTNLRLFNNKINIDATVYLTDTYNQTFLSSMSPASGYSGFYVQAGKVRNKGIELSLGYNDRFGKVGYATNLTYTANRNKIMKMVHDYKNPSDGSLFSITELTLQDKGGVYLREKDAIGDVYVKGILARGKDGKLIEEEGGYKVDRSQRIKIGSVNPDFSIGWRHNVTWNNITLDLLFNGRFGGIVTSSTQAFLDDYGVSKDTYKARQNGGVWVNGTQYDAEKYYTTIGGEQLMAYYAYKATNIRLQEASLSYTLPGKWFGNVINRLTVSAIGRNLWMIYNKAPFDPEMTSSTGTYNRGDVFMPPSLRSVGFSVKIEL
- a CDS encoding FecR family protein, with protein sequence MKNYIQRIIRLFATSDPDPKLTGEIHRWLLDQEHAGEKETALHDLWNETEGKVDKTTWDSLASVYTKVGANSGDRHQPRIRFAHYAAAIALLIVSVSVTFQMTKQHFAEAPLIENITPDGRLSSLRLPDGSIVQTNSGSILLYPEKFKGETRTVYLIGEANFKVKKNSGQPFIVRSGTMSVTALGTEFNVAAYPEENEMIATLIHGKIKVECDNGKESYIVTPGQQVTYRKSTGESRLAEANIEDVTAWQKGMYVFRGVTMSEILNELERRYAVTFQYNANLFNDDKFNFRFREKSTLEDILNIMQEVVGGFSHELKGNICYIKPETKK